A genome region from Arachis duranensis cultivar V14167 chromosome 6, aradu.V14167.gnm2.J7QH, whole genome shotgun sequence includes the following:
- the LOC107495255 gene encoding pectinesterase inhibitor 2-like — protein sequence MVNFYVNRRPSLISSIVLIFLLLDASSLSYAANRVVEVNVICKQTKDRMKDVPFRVCYNFLNSILGGAKGKDLVTLVQYTIGVVRAKITNTIHFIDSLIANSRNNPSLKHHYERCLDHFGEEGALGSIDYSGELLKKGDYQGVDVAAGSVKTNIEDCVYGDSPSDDPPPPHPSSLPEHASNVEKLVDILIVIAYLLYTG from the coding sequence ATGGTTAATTTCTATGTTAATCGTAGACCTTCCTTGATCTCTTCCATTGTGCTGATTTTCCTTTTACTTGATGCATCCTCATTATCCTATGCAGCAAACAGAGTTGTGGAAGTAAACGTAATATGCAAGCAAACCAAAGACAGGATGAAAGACGTACCCTTCCGTGTGTGTTACAACTTTCTAAACTCAATTCTTGGTGGTGCAAAGGGTAAAGATCTCGTTACCCTAGTACAATACACAATTGGCGTGGTACGTGCCAAAATTACGAACACAATCCATTTCATCGACTCTTTGATTGCGAATTCGCGTAATAATCCTAGTTTAAAGCATCACTATGAGAGGTGTTTGGACCACTTCGGCGAAGAAGGCGCGCTCGGCAGCATTGATTACAGCGGAGAATTGTTGAAGAAAGGAGATTACCAGGGCGTGGATGTGGCTGCTGGTAGTGTCAAAACCAATATTGAAGATTGTGTTTATGGAGATTCACCATCTGATGATCCTCCTCCCCCTCATCCATCTAGTCTCCCTGAACATGCTTCTAACGTTGAGAAATTGGTTGACATACTTATAGTTATTGCATATTTACTGTACACaggttaa